The following proteins come from a genomic window of Geomonas sp. RF6:
- a CDS encoding cytochrome c biogenesis CcdA family protein, whose product MSFLDNIEQIVTLYPVVAFGAVFLAGVLSSASPCVLATIPLVIGFVGGYSDGDRRKAFRYSLAFVVGLSLTFTALGAAAGIFGTMFGSLGGGWYVAAGTVAILMGLQMLGAYEIRLPLRWNYQPGRRGVVGSFLLGLLSGAVSSPCATPVLVVILTVVATTGHVLYGVSLLFTYAIGHCVLMLAAGTSAGFVDAFIKTKGVVSFSVWVRRISGGIITAAGGWFIWNAF is encoded by the coding sequence ATGAGCTTTCTGGACAACATCGAGCAGATCGTCACCCTCTACCCCGTCGTCGCCTTCGGGGCAGTCTTCCTGGCCGGAGTACTTTCGTCAGCATCCCCTTGCGTGCTGGCGACAATCCCGCTGGTGATCGGCTTCGTAGGAGGGTACTCTGACGGCGACCGCCGGAAAGCATTCCGATACTCACTGGCGTTTGTCGTGGGACTGTCGTTGACCTTTACCGCGCTGGGCGCCGCGGCAGGTATTTTCGGTACCATGTTTGGATCTCTGGGTGGCGGATGGTATGTGGCGGCAGGGACAGTAGCCATCCTGATGGGGTTGCAGATGCTCGGCGCCTATGAGATCCGCCTGCCGCTCCGGTGGAATTATCAGCCCGGTAGACGCGGCGTGGTCGGGTCCTTTCTCCTTGGACTCCTGTCTGGTGCGGTCTCATCCCCCTGCGCCACCCCGGTCCTGGTCGTCATACTTACTGTGGTAGCCACGACAGGTCATGTGTTGTACGGCGTCAGCCTCCTCTTTACGTATGCCATCGGCCACTGCGTGTTGATGCTCGCTGCAGGAACGTCCGCAGGCTTTGTGGACGCCTTCATCAAGACAAAGGGAGTGGTGAGTTTTTCCGTATGGGTAAGGCGCATAAGCGGAGGCATCATCACGGCGGCAGGCGGCTGGTTTATCTGGAATGCCTTTTAG
- a CDS encoding thioredoxin family protein codes for MKSKLAAMAIILALAAQAHAELPSASAAAIQQALTSGKPVVIDLGARTCIPCKKMAPILEGLSKEYRGKANVLFIDVHADRAAAEQFRIQMIPTQIFFNAQGKEVKRHIGFLEKAEIVKYLQTAGLK; via the coding sequence ATGAAATCAAAGCTCGCAGCCATGGCGATTATCCTTGCTCTCGCCGCGCAGGCACATGCAGAACTGCCATCCGCTTCTGCAGCTGCCATTCAGCAAGCCCTCACCTCGGGAAAACCTGTCGTCATCGACCTCGGCGCTCGCACCTGCATCCCGTGCAAGAAAATGGCGCCGATACTGGAGGGGCTCTCCAAAGAGTACCGTGGCAAGGCGAACGTCCTCTTCATAGACGTTCATGCAGACCGAGCTGCCGCTGAGCAATTCCGCATCCAGATGATCCCTACCCAGATCTTCTTCAATGCCCAGGGGAAAGAGGTGAAGCGCCACATCGGATTCCTGGAGAAGGCGGAGATCGTAAAGTATCTCCAGACGGCCGGGCTGAAATGA
- a CDS encoding AlkA N-terminal domain-containing protein → MEIRTLPLDKTACYDAMRAHDSRFDGRFFCGVSSTGIYCRPICRVKLPQEKNCSFFPSAAAAEAAGYRPCLRCRPELAPGLAPADSFARIARSAARIIETECLADQKIVDLAEMLGITDRHLRRIFLSEYGVSPVQFLQTRRLLLAKSLLTDTSLPVTEVAMTAGFGSIRRFNDLFQKRYRLAPSRLRKETESGLRVADSLTFTLAYRPPYAWNELLSFLRDRAIPGVESVTAEAYRRTAAIRKGDTVHKGWISVSPAPRRDALTATLSMSLLPVLPQALARIRHLFDLDSDPAAVQEKLSSMAALSPHLPVAGIRVPGSFDAFEMATRAVLGQQVTVKAARTLATRLAASFGEKVETPFAELCCTFPLPERVCGLEPVADHLGPLGVIGARARSIQALAQGISSGSITLSPHADAAQEMAKLLKLPGFGPWTVQYVAMRALGWPDAFPDTDYGVKKALATLPEGKRRELPKTWSPWRSYATISLWNLLSTTKE, encoded by the coding sequence ATGGAAATTCGCACCCTTCCGCTCGACAAAACAGCCTGCTACGACGCCATGCGCGCCCACGACTCCCGCTTTGACGGCCGCTTTTTCTGCGGAGTTTCTTCCACCGGGATCTATTGCCGCCCTATCTGCCGCGTCAAGCTTCCCCAGGAGAAGAACTGTTCTTTCTTTCCGAGCGCTGCCGCCGCCGAGGCTGCAGGGTACCGCCCGTGCCTCAGGTGCAGGCCGGAGCTCGCTCCCGGCCTCGCCCCTGCCGATTCCTTTGCAAGGATTGCCAGATCGGCCGCCCGCATCATCGAAACGGAGTGCCTCGCTGACCAAAAGATCGTCGACCTAGCCGAGATGCTGGGGATCACCGACCGCCACCTGCGCCGCATATTCCTCTCGGAGTACGGAGTCTCCCCTGTGCAGTTCCTCCAGACCCGCCGGTTGCTCCTGGCAAAGAGCCTCCTCACCGATACCTCCCTCCCTGTAACGGAGGTGGCGATGACAGCAGGGTTTGGCAGCATCCGCCGTTTCAACGACCTTTTCCAGAAACGCTACCGCCTCGCGCCGTCGAGACTTCGAAAGGAGACGGAGAGCGGCTTGCGGGTGGCAGACTCCCTCACCTTCACCCTCGCGTACCGCCCGCCGTACGCCTGGAACGAGCTTCTCTCTTTCCTGCGGGACCGCGCCATTCCGGGGGTGGAGTCGGTGACAGCGGAAGCGTACCGTCGAACTGCGGCGATTCGAAAGGGGGATACCGTGCACAAGGGGTGGATCTCCGTTTCGCCGGCGCCGCGCCGTGATGCGCTGACCGCCACACTCTCCATGTCGCTGCTCCCGGTCCTGCCGCAGGCTCTCGCCCGGATCAGGCATCTTTTCGACCTCGACTCCGACCCGGCAGCGGTGCAGGAAAAGCTCTCGTCGATGGCGGCACTTTCACCTCACCTTCCCGTCGCCGGCATCCGGGTCCCCGGCTCCTTTGACGCATTCGAGATGGCGACGCGGGCGGTTCTGGGGCAGCAGGTTACGGTGAAGGCGGCCCGCACGCTGGCGACGCGGCTGGCCGCTTCTTTCGGTGAAAAGGTGGAGACGCCCTTTGCAGAGCTTTGCTGCACCTTTCCTCTTCCAGAAAGGGTGTGCGGGCTCGAGCCTGTGGCCGATCATCTGGGGCCACTGGGGGTGATAGGCGCGAGGGCGCGTTCCATTCAGGCGCTGGCGCAGGGGATTTCCTCCGGCTCCATCACCCTTTCCCCTCATGCCGATGCCGCACAGGAGATGGCAAAGCTTCTGAAGCTCCCCGGTTTCGGCCCATGGACTGTCCAGTACGTCGCCATGCGCGCCCTTGGCTGGCCAGATGCCTTCCCCGATACTGATTATGGCGTAAAGAAGGCGCTCGCAACGTTGCCGGAAGGTAAGCGGCGGGAGTTGCCGAAGACATGGAGCCCTTGGCGCTCCTACGCTACGATATCGCTTTGGAATCTGCTGAGTACGACGAAGGAATAG
- a CDS encoding adenosine-specific kinase — protein sequence MQLEIDVMQVDYPDGCNIILGQTHFIKTAEDLYEIIATSVPQARFGIAFTEASGPCLIRSEGNDAELAKECEGILNEIGAGHVFCVLLRDAYPINVLNQIKGCPEVCRIYCATANPLQVMIGSTTQGRGILGVIDGFPPKGVESEKDRQDRRDLLRRIGYKR from the coding sequence ATGCAACTCGAGATAGACGTAATGCAGGTCGATTATCCAGACGGATGCAATATCATCCTCGGCCAGACCCACTTCATCAAAACGGCCGAAGACCTCTACGAGATCATCGCCACCTCCGTCCCTCAGGCCCGCTTCGGGATCGCCTTCACGGAGGCGTCCGGCCCGTGCCTGATCCGCAGCGAAGGGAACGACGCAGAATTGGCCAAAGAATGCGAAGGTATTCTCAACGAGATCGGCGCCGGCCACGTCTTCTGCGTCCTGCTTCGCGACGCGTATCCCATAAACGTGTTGAACCAGATCAAGGGGTGTCCCGAGGTGTGCCGGATCTATTGCGCAACAGCAAACCCCCTCCAGGTGATGATTGGCTCCACGACGCAGGGACGCGGCATCCTCGGGGTCATCGACGGTTTTCCGCCAAAAGGGGTCGAGTCGGAAAAAGACAGGCAGGACCGCCGGGATCTCCTTCGACGGATCGGGTACAAGCGGTGA
- a CDS encoding ABC transporter ATP-binding protein, producing the protein MQEDQVVIFQGVSKIYQVGEVSIPALNKVSLSIPRRRFSMVLGPSGSGKTTLLNMIGCLDQPTEGRIEVCGQDVGAISDDSISEFRAKHIGFVFQNFNLIPVLSAFENVEYPLTLLGLPAAERRERSMAMLESVGLADHASHRPNQLSGGQKQRVAIARALVKGPSLVLADEPTANLDSKTSAAIIELMYGVQERYGATFIFSTHDPQLISHAQGVFSIRDGELIEHVERDK; encoded by the coding sequence GTGCAGGAAGATCAGGTGGTGATATTCCAGGGGGTGTCGAAGATCTACCAGGTCGGGGAGGTCTCCATCCCTGCTCTGAACAAGGTCTCCCTTTCCATCCCTCGCCGGCGCTTCTCCATGGTACTGGGCCCCTCCGGGAGCGGGAAGACAACGCTCCTCAACATGATCGGCTGCCTGGACCAGCCGACGGAAGGACGGATCGAGGTGTGCGGGCAGGATGTCGGCGCCATCTCCGACGACTCCATCTCCGAATTCCGTGCGAAGCACATCGGCTTCGTCTTCCAGAACTTCAACCTCATCCCTGTTCTCTCCGCCTTTGAAAACGTGGAGTACCCCCTGACCCTCCTCGGGCTCCCGGCGGCGGAGCGGCGCGAGCGCTCCATGGCGATGCTCGAGTCCGTCGGACTCGCGGACCATGCGTCGCACCGGCCGAACCAGCTGAGCGGCGGGCAGAAGCAGCGGGTCGCGATAGCGCGTGCGCTCGTGAAGGGGCCGAGCCTCGTGCTGGCGGACGAGCCGACGGCGAACCTGGACAGCAAGACGAGCGCCGCCATCATCGAGCTCATGTACGGCGTCCAGGAGCGCTACGGCGCCACCTTCATCTTCTCCACCCACGATCCGCAGCTCATCTCCCACGCCCAGGGCGTATTCTCCATCCGCGACGGCGAACTGATCGAGCACGTCGAGAGGGACAAATGA
- a CDS encoding outer membrane lipoprotein-sorting protein yields MKKVNLSLPIILLLFFAVPYAFSAESAQNIITRSDAVRNPAEPFQVGLRLTEYVNGAARNEVILRVYSKIDQGTGQYKNLVRYLEPPRDAGKAVLMSGTTMWFYDPASRTSVRISPQQRLIGQAAEGDVVTVNFARDYQAKLVGPPEGEMLNDADRKPRKCWHLELTPSNDSAIYGRAEYWVEKDSYRPVKGKFYSDSGRLLKIAYYHNFEEQLGAQRPAEIILIDGVNPKLVTTMNLSGYKAKKIPDSWYQREFLPRLKGE; encoded by the coding sequence ATGAAAAAAGTGAACCTCTCTCTTCCGATTATCCTGCTCCTCTTTTTCGCGGTGCCGTACGCCTTCTCCGCCGAGTCGGCGCAAAACATCATCACCCGCTCCGATGCGGTGCGAAACCCTGCGGAGCCTTTCCAGGTCGGGCTGCGCCTCACCGAGTACGTGAACGGAGCGGCGCGAAACGAAGTCATCCTGCGGGTCTACTCCAAGATCGACCAGGGGACGGGGCAATACAAGAACCTCGTGCGCTACCTGGAGCCCCCTCGCGACGCCGGGAAAGCCGTCCTCATGAGCGGCACCACGATGTGGTTCTACGACCCGGCTTCGAGGACGAGTGTGCGGATCTCTCCGCAGCAGAGGCTCATCGGGCAGGCAGCCGAGGGGGACGTGGTGACGGTGAATTTCGCCAGGGACTACCAGGCGAAGCTCGTCGGCCCGCCGGAAGGGGAAATGCTGAACGACGCGGACCGCAAGCCGCGCAAATGCTGGCACCTCGAGCTCACGCCGAGTAACGACAGCGCGATCTACGGACGCGCCGAGTACTGGGTGGAAAAGGACAGCTACCGGCCGGTGAAGGGAAAATTCTACTCAGACAGCGGTCGGCTCCTGAAGATCGCCTACTATCACAACTTTGAAGAGCAGCTCGGCGCGCAGAGACCGGCGGAGATCATCCTCATCGACGGGGTGAACCCAAAGCTCGTCACCACCATGAACCTCTCCGGCTACAAGGCGAAGAAGATCCCGGACAGCTGGTACCAGCGTGAGTTTCTCCCGCGTCTGAAGGGTGAATGA
- a CDS encoding thioredoxin family protein produces the protein MKIEILGPGCAKCKTLYENVRKAVAESGSAAEVVKVEEIRKIMAYGVLSTPALVIDGEVKFSGKVPSVNELKGML, from the coding sequence ATGAAAATCGAAATCCTGGGTCCCGGCTGCGCGAAGTGCAAGACACTGTACGAGAACGTAAGGAAGGCAGTTGCAGAGAGCGGTTCAGCTGCCGAAGTCGTCAAGGTGGAAGAGATCCGGAAGATCATGGCGTACGGCGTCCTGAGCACCCCGGCACTCGTCATAGACGGCGAGGTAAAGTTCTCGGGGAAGGTTCCCTCCGTCAATGAGCTCAAGGGGATGCTTTAG
- a CDS encoding methylated-DNA--[protein]-cysteine S-methyltransferase — translation MIYTCTIETPLGAMTAAVQDDALTGLWFMGQKYYPTCAEKWICQEKHPVFRAVQLYLSRYFSGEACAHNFPLAPQGSPFQKAVWEALTRIPYGETVTYGAIAKEIAGCMGCATMSAQAVGGAVGHNPISIVIPCHRVLGANGKLTGYAGGVEKKEALLRLEAGSIGVRL, via the coding sequence ATGATCTACACGTGCACGATCGAAACGCCGCTTGGGGCAATGACAGCAGCAGTGCAGGACGATGCGCTCACGGGGCTGTGGTTCATGGGGCAGAAATACTACCCTACCTGTGCGGAGAAGTGGATTTGCCAGGAAAAGCATCCGGTTTTTCGGGCGGTGCAGCTTTATCTCTCCCGGTATTTTTCGGGTGAAGCGTGCGCCCACAACTTCCCGCTGGCACCACAGGGATCGCCATTCCAGAAAGCGGTATGGGAGGCGCTGACGAGGATCCCTTACGGGGAGACGGTGACGTACGGCGCGATTGCCAAAGAGATAGCCGGTTGCATGGGGTGCGCGACGATGTCCGCGCAAGCGGTAGGGGGCGCGGTGGGACACAATCCGATATCGATAGTGATACCGTGCCACAGGGTGCTGGGGGCAAACGGGAAGCTCACGGGGTATGCGGGAGGCGTGGAGAAGAAAGAGGCCTTGCTGCGGCTGGAAGCCGGATCGATCGGCGTGCGGCTGTGA
- a CDS encoding SAM-dependent methyltransferase produces the protein MDKSSRNRLNEKLLQHFSGETLFDAIGRAVCRAGCLPRKELYEAWEVARRVRRRFRGGRVVDLACGHGLLAMILLLLDDSSPNALAVDRRIPASGGALQGAMLAEWPRLQGRVEFVEEDLAEVTLQAGDLVVSAHACGALTDLVLDRAIAAGARVAVLPCCHDYRGAELGGLDGWMDGALALDVMRAGRLRAAGYRVYTQTIPGDITPKNRLLMAEPVLHSAPRG, from the coding sequence ATAGACAAATCATCACGCAACCGCCTCAACGAGAAGCTCCTCCAGCACTTTTCCGGAGAAACCCTCTTCGATGCCATCGGACGCGCCGTCTGCCGCGCGGGATGCCTCCCGCGCAAGGAACTGTACGAGGCGTGGGAGGTCGCGCGCCGCGTCAGGCGCCGATTCCGGGGGGGGCGGGTCGTCGACCTCGCCTGCGGCCACGGCCTTCTCGCCATGATCCTCCTGCTCCTCGACGACAGCTCCCCCAACGCCCTCGCCGTCGACCGCCGCATCCCCGCAAGCGGCGGCGCGCTGCAAGGAGCGATGCTGGCAGAGTGGCCGCGCCTGCAAGGGCGCGTGGAGTTTGTCGAGGAGGACCTTGCGGAGGTGACCTTGCAGGCCGGTGATCTTGTCGTCTCGGCCCATGCCTGCGGCGCCCTCACCGATCTCGTCCTCGACCGCGCAATCGCTGCGGGGGCAAGGGTCGCGGTGCTGCCGTGCTGCCATGACTACCGCGGCGCCGAACTGGGCGGCCTCGACGGGTGGATGGACGGCGCGCTGGCGCTGGACGTCATGCGCGCCGGCCGCCTCCGCGCTGCCGGATACCGGGTCTACACCCAAACCATTCCCGGAGACATCACCCCGAAAAACCGGCTCCTCATGGCCGAGCCTGTTCTCCATTCCGCCCCCCGCGGCTAG
- a CDS encoding peptidoglycan recognition protein family protein, whose amino-acid sequence MHRVRQSACPLLLMLFAVLAGCSHGGEGRLKVIKRPLFNEERLALTNDYCRLHYGNEGHLLEKPQMIVVHYTAFLSLAESERFFTPAVLSREDIRSGGAVNVSAHFMVDLNGTIYRLAPDNVVCRHTIGFNHLALGIENVGEGESALTEAQLEADAALIADLVSRHPSIGYLLGHHEYQDKALPHYALRRELDGRYRPTVKIDPGERFMTRLRNLLKERYGMMLKR is encoded by the coding sequence ATGCACCGAGTTCGCCAGTCAGCCTGTCCCCTTTTACTGATGCTGTTCGCTGTCCTTGCAGGGTGCTCGCATGGCGGCGAGGGCCGGCTCAAGGTCATCAAGCGGCCGCTCTTCAACGAGGAGCGGCTGGCGCTCACCAACGATTACTGCAGGCTCCACTACGGAAACGAAGGGCATCTGCTGGAAAAGCCGCAGATGATTGTCGTTCACTACACCGCTTTCCTGAGCCTCGCCGAAAGCGAGCGCTTTTTCACTCCCGCCGTTCTTTCGCGCGAGGACATCCGCAGCGGCGGCGCTGTCAACGTCTCCGCGCATTTCATGGTCGACCTCAACGGAACCATTTACCGGCTCGCACCTGACAACGTGGTCTGCCGGCACACGATCGGCTTCAATCACCTCGCCTTGGGGATTGAAAATGTCGGGGAAGGGGAGAGTGCGCTTACCGAGGCCCAGCTTGAGGCGGATGCGGCGCTTATCGCCGATCTCGTTTCTCGTCATCCCTCCATTGGCTATCTCCTGGGACACCACGAATACCAGGACAAGGCGCTGCCTCACTACGCGCTCCGCAGGGAGCTCGACGGAAGGTACCGTCCAACCGTGAAGATCGATCCCGGTGAGCGCTTCATGACCCGGCTTCGAAATCTCCTTAAAGAGCGCTATGGCATGATGCTCAAGCGATAG
- a CDS encoding ABC transporter permease: protein MTTLKIAARNILRNLRRSLMTVSAIAVGAMALLLFGGFTSHIFVALETQNVTRSGHLAVFRNGYFKYGVGNPASYGIDNYQAVLALIGNDPVLKPMINVVTPTINLFGIAGNFEAQASKTFFGLGVVPADYNKMRRWNEHHLDYDPVAASNRINEQDESHGFIGVGLARMLGLCEALHLGDCPKGEGGDQPAAGAISGPATRDFSALEGEAKESASGAPNGGEPQSAPRLDLLAATAAGAPNVVNFYVDKAISQGVKEYDDALVVMNFNLAQRLLYGRGEKKAVGIVVQLHRTEDIPVARARLERLIRENHLDLETKELNELQPFYKQAVGMFVAIFSFISVVMAVIVLFTVVNTMSMSVMERTQEIGTLRALGVKKKGITLQFILEGAILGVIGATLGIILGYLASYGVNHAGLTWHPPGQSHPTNLIVRTRGVEHLIFEIWLGLCAMATVAAWIPARRAARMKIVDALGHV from the coding sequence ATGACGACGCTGAAGATCGCTGCCAGAAATATTCTCAGAAATCTCAGGCGTTCGCTCATGACCGTCTCCGCCATCGCGGTCGGCGCCATGGCTCTCCTCCTCTTCGGCGGCTTCACTTCCCACATCTTCGTGGCGCTGGAAACGCAGAACGTGACGCGGTCGGGACATCTCGCGGTCTTCAGGAACGGCTACTTCAAGTACGGTGTGGGAAACCCCGCGTCGTACGGCATCGACAACTACCAGGCGGTGCTGGCGCTGATTGGAAACGACCCGGTTCTCAAGCCGATGATCAACGTGGTCACCCCCACCATCAACCTTTTCGGGATAGCGGGAAACTTCGAGGCGCAGGCGTCGAAGACCTTCTTCGGGCTCGGTGTCGTGCCGGCGGATTACAACAAGATGCGACGCTGGAACGAGCACCACCTGGACTACGACCCGGTCGCGGCGAGTAACCGCATCAACGAGCAGGACGAGTCCCATGGCTTCATCGGAGTGGGGCTGGCGAGGATGCTCGGGCTTTGCGAGGCGCTCCATTTGGGCGACTGCCCGAAAGGGGAGGGGGGCGATCAGCCCGCCGCCGGTGCGATCTCGGGGCCGGCGACCCGTGATTTCAGCGCCCTGGAGGGAGAGGCAAAAGAGTCCGCGTCCGGGGCGCCAAACGGAGGGGAGCCGCAGTCCGCTCCACGTCTCGACCTTTTGGCGGCGACCGCGGCGGGGGCGCCGAATGTCGTCAACTTCTATGTCGACAAGGCGATTTCCCAAGGGGTGAAGGAGTACGACGACGCTCTCGTGGTGATGAACTTCAACCTCGCGCAGCGCCTGCTGTACGGACGCGGTGAGAAAAAGGCGGTGGGGATCGTGGTGCAGCTGCACCGCACGGAGGACATTCCGGTCGCCCGCGCCCGCCTGGAGCGGCTGATCAGGGAGAATCATCTCGACCTCGAGACGAAGGAGCTGAACGAGCTGCAACCCTTCTACAAGCAGGCGGTGGGGATGTTCGTGGCGATCTTCTCCTTTATCTCCGTCGTCATGGCGGTAATTGTCCTCTTTACGGTCGTGAACACCATGAGCATGAGCGTGATGGAGCGCACCCAGGAGATAGGAACGCTGAGGGCGCTCGGGGTGAAGAAAAAGGGGATCACCCTCCAGTTCATCCTCGAGGGGGCGATCCTCGGTGTCATCGGCGCGACTCTCGGCATCATCCTCGGCTATCTTGCCAGCTACGGCGTCAACCACGCGGGGCTCACCTGGCATCCGCCGGGACAGTCCCACCCGACCAACCTTATCGTCCGGACCCGCGGCGTCGAGCACCTCATCTTCGAGATCTGGCTCGGCCTTTGCGCCATGGCCACCGTTGCCGCCTGGATCCCGGCGCGGCGAGCGGCCCGGATGAAAATCGTCGATGCACTGGGGCACGTATGA
- the ppk2 gene encoding polyphosphate kinase 2 → MAKGKKKKKGGTEAAGGKLKTKDYDKELAKLHVELVKLQEWVKYKGLKVCVVFEGRDGAGKGGTIKAITERVSPRTFRVVALPAPTEREKSQMYSQRYIQHFPSAGEIVIFDRSWYNRAGVERVMGFCTEEQSKKFLQMVPMVEKAMVDSGIILLKYWLEVSPDEQTRRLEARIDDGRKIWKLSPMDLKSYSRWDDYTRARDEMFAATDTSWGPWYVVKSDDKKRARLNLITHLLSQIHYKDVPHDKVKLPAREKNPKYHSPDYPFKFIPEPF, encoded by the coding sequence ATGGCCAAGGGAAAGAAAAAGAAGAAGGGGGGCACTGAGGCGGCAGGGGGGAAGCTGAAGACGAAGGATTACGACAAGGAGCTCGCGAAGCTGCATGTTGAGCTGGTGAAGCTCCAGGAGTGGGTGAAGTACAAGGGGCTCAAGGTGTGCGTCGTCTTCGAAGGGCGCGACGGAGCTGGAAAAGGGGGGACGATCAAGGCGATCACCGAGCGGGTCAGTCCCCGGACCTTCCGGGTGGTGGCTCTCCCCGCCCCGACGGAACGTGAGAAGTCGCAGATGTACTCCCAGCGCTACATTCAGCACTTCCCCTCGGCAGGGGAGATCGTCATCTTCGACCGGAGCTGGTACAACCGCGCCGGTGTGGAGCGGGTGATGGGGTTTTGCACCGAGGAGCAGTCCAAAAAGTTCCTGCAGATGGTGCCGATGGTGGAAAAGGCGATGGTCGATTCCGGCATCATCCTTCTGAAATACTGGCTGGAGGTAAGCCCCGACGAGCAGACCCGCAGACTCGAGGCACGCATCGACGACGGGCGCAAGATCTGGAAACTTTCCCCCATGGATCTCAAGTCGTACAGCCGCTGGGACGACTACACCCGGGCGCGCGACGAGATGTTTGCCGCGACGGACACGTCGTGGGGGCCGTGGTACGTGGTGAAATCCGATGACAAGAAGCGTGCGCGGCTCAATCTCATCACCCACCTGCTGAGCCAGATCCACTACAAGGACGTGCCGCACGACAAGGTAAAGCTGCCGGCCCGGGAGAAGAACCCGAAGTACCACTCCCCGGATTACCCCTTCAAGTTCATACCGGAGCCGTTCTAG
- a CDS encoding MucR family transcriptional regulator, with product MATLVEVAANLVAAHAAKTTMTTEELLAEIEKVHTALKKLEGGQSLEETTEAKAPLMVKDAFKKHEVICLECGAGGFKTLTRHLSTAHQMKPGAYKKKHGIPATQSLSAKSYSEARRQMAQERGLADNLAKAREVRMAKLEAKKAPARGKGGDKAAKPAKPAKTKKSSAKATA from the coding sequence ATGGCGACACTGGTAGAAGTCGCAGCAAACCTAGTAGCAGCGCATGCTGCTAAGACAACTATGACGACAGAGGAGCTGTTAGCCGAGATCGAAAAGGTTCACACCGCCCTGAAGAAGTTGGAAGGTGGGCAGTCGCTCGAAGAAACAACAGAGGCTAAAGCTCCTTTGATGGTCAAGGATGCCTTCAAGAAGCACGAGGTCATCTGCTTGGAGTGTGGGGCCGGCGGTTTCAAGACCCTTACCCGGCACCTCAGCACGGCTCATCAGATGAAGCCGGGCGCTTACAAGAAAAAGCACGGTATCCCCGCAACGCAGTCGCTCTCGGCAAAGAGCTACTCGGAGGCGAGGAGGCAGATGGCACAGGAGCGCGGCCTGGCGGACAACCTGGCAAAGGCGCGTGAAGTGCGCATGGCAAAGCTGGAGGCAAAGAAAGCTCCTGCAAGAGGGAAGGGCGGCGACAAGGCTGCCAAGCCCGCAAAGCCCGCAAAGACAAAAAAATCTTCCGCCAAGGCAACCGCCTAA